The following are from one region of the Mangifera indica cultivar Alphonso chromosome 14, CATAS_Mindica_2.1, whole genome shotgun sequence genome:
- the LOC123196820 gene encoding uncharacterized protein LOC123196820 has product MSVEVLDGATIISFVEDEDAFSVSVHDRFTNLDKDKDGLLSYAEMMKELKSLRVFETHFGIDEKPDPDETANLYNSLFLKFDHDSNGSVDLEEFKAETKQMMLAMANGIGVLPIQMALEEDSFLRKAVEKETTKLGA; this is encoded by the coding sequence ATGAGCGTTGAAGTGTTAGATGGTGCAACAATTATCAGCTTTGTCGAAGACGAAGATGCATTCAGCGTCTCTGTACATGACCGTTTCACCAACCTTGATAAAGACAAAGATGGTCTTCTTTCCTATGCAGAAATGATGAAGGAGCTAAAGAGTCTGAGGGTGTTTGAGACTCATTTTGGAATCGATGAGAAACCAGACCCAGATGAGACTGCTAACTTGTACAACTCCTTATTCCTGAAATTCGACCATGACTCAAATGGGTCTGTGGATCTGGAGGAGTTCAAGGCGGAGACGAAGCAAATGATGCTTGCTATGGCCAACGGTATAGGAGTTTTGCCTATACAAATGGCCCTGGAAGAGGATAGCTTCCTCAGAAAAGCTGTGGAGAAGGAGACCACTAAGTTGGGTGCTTAA